From Litoribacterium kuwaitense, the proteins below share one genomic window:
- a CDS encoding ABC transporter permease: protein MSMDVEGVEAPKTKKFQTKDFVKKYNLFFILIGFFIIGSLLSEHFLTTQNVLNVLQQSSFVGIVAIGMTFVILVAGIDLSVGAVLALSGMLVSLLLSQGMNPILAIIITIMAGALMGFVSGFLSTKFKVPAFIATLAMMVSARGFALLTTDGEPIYDLPPMFTALGESVGRIPVPVIIWVILTIISAIALKYTTFGRKLYAVGGNEESARLSGISVEKYITSTYLLSGVLAAIAGILMSAWLTVGQPTAGQGLELDAIAAVVIGGTSLAGGKGGIGGTFIGVLIMSIIVNIFNLLGLSSYYQSIFMGAIIVIALIMNQYLANKK, encoded by the coding sequence ATGAGTATGGATGTCGAGGGTGTTGAAGCACCTAAAACAAAAAAGTTTCAAACAAAAGATTTTGTAAAAAAATACAATTTATTCTTTATTCTTATAGGTTTCTTTATCATAGGGAGTTTATTGTCAGAGCACTTTCTGACTACACAAAATGTCTTGAATGTACTACAGCAATCATCATTTGTAGGTATTGTTGCGATTGGAATGACCTTTGTTATTCTTGTAGCTGGTATAGATTTGTCAGTAGGTGCTGTCTTAGCACTGTCAGGTATGTTGGTTTCTCTCTTACTTAGTCAAGGAATGAACCCTATCCTAGCAATTATCATTACGATCATGGCAGGGGCTTTGATGGGATTCGTAAGTGGATTTCTGTCTACGAAGTTTAAAGTTCCAGCATTTATTGCCACACTCGCTATGATGGTTAGTGCAAGAGGCTTTGCATTGTTAACAACGGATGGTGAACCGATTTATGATTTGCCGCCAATGTTTACTGCCTTAGGTGAGAGTGTAGGAAGGATCCCGGTACCAGTCATCATATGGGTTATATTAACAATTATTTCGGCGATCGCATTGAAATATACAACTTTTGGAAGAAAGCTGTATGCCGTTGGAGGCAATGAAGAATCCGCCCGTCTATCTGGTATTTCTGTTGAAAAATATATTACGTCAACGTATCTTCTTTCAGGTGTATTAGCTGCGATTGCGGGTATTCTCATGTCGGCGTGGCTTACTGTCGGACAGCCCACAGCGGGTCAAGGGCTAGAATTGGATGCGATTGCAGCAGTTGTCATTGGAGGTACAAGTTTGGCAGGAGGAAAAGGTGGAATTGGAGGAACATTCATCGGTGTACTCATCATGAGTATTATTGTTAATATTTTCAATTTGCTAGGTCTTTCCTCGTACTATCAATCGATTTTTATGGGGGCTATTATTGTAATCGCTTTAATTATGAACCAATATCTTGCAAATAAAAAATAA